CGCCGTGCTGATCTGTTTCCAGGTGTCCGCTGCATCGGCGTCGATCGCGGCGGCCGCGGTGTCCACGCCTGGGCCCAGACGCTCGACGGCAGCACCGATCTCGTCAACGAGGGCTTCGAGGTCTTGGGCCAGTAGTTCGATCAGATCGTCCCGGCGCTCGACGATCAGGCTGTTGGCTTCGTCCTGGGAGCTGGTGATCAGATCGCGGAGTACTTCGAGCTGAGTGTCGATTCTGGTTGCTCCGAGCCGGCGGTCGACTTCGGTGTCCAACCACTCCGGTGTCAGCTCGTCCGGGGCAGTCGGCCACGCCGGGGCTCGGGTGGCGGCCGACCGCAGCTCTTGTGCGCGGTCTTCGGCAGCGAGCGCGGTGGCGGTCAACTGGGCGCATTCTGGGACGACCTCATCGAGTAGTGCCTGTGCTCGGCTATTGCGTTTCGCGAGGTCCAGGAACGAGTTGCGGCGACTCATCGCTTCACCGGCTTTCCGTTGTCGTCGATGAATCCGCGCCGCTTAGCCTCTTCCAGGCCGGCGTTGCGCCCCTTGCCGATCTTGGTGGCCGGAGCGTCGGATTCGTTGTCGAGGCGTTGTCGCTCAGATGGCTGTTGCTGTTGCGGCGTTCGGACGCGCTGGGCTAGCGCGGTCCATTCGTCGTCGGTTAGCGACCTGAGGTGTTGTTCGAATGCTTCAGCGATGTCTGCCATTACTGCGCTCCTCTGCGTACTGGAGAACGGTGGAGAGCTTGAAAACCCAATCACGACCTACCTTTTGGCCGTCGAGGTCGGTTGCGAGACGGCGAACTGATGCCTCTGTCAGGCCTAGTAGCTTCGCCGCCTCGCGGGTTCCAACGAAGGAGTTTCCGATCTCCGACTCCAATGCTGCACCAACACTTTGCAATTTATGATCGCGTGCGCTCAAAGCACTGGTCAGGTCCAACCTCGCGCTCAGCTTGAGCATCCAGGCGGGTATGTTGACGCCGGATCTCGCGCGTCTGTCGACGAGTTCAGTCACGCAATACAACAGCGCGGCGATGTCGTCGTCGGTGAAACGCACTTCACGCCTCGCCGCCGGCCTGGGCGAGCTCGTCGAGCAGCTGGCCAAGGCGGCCGTTCAGCGCCGCAACCAGGATTCTGTCGAGCGGCTCGCTCATCAGTGCAGTTGCGGTCATACGGCACCGCCGGCCGGTGGGTGTCGAGGCTCGCCAAAGTCGAGTGGTTCGGCATTGTCTTCGGAGTCAACAACATTGAGCTGGCCAGCCAGGTTGTCGGCGCCGGCAACCTCGGTGAGCTGGCCGGGGATGCGGGTGCGCAGCACGCACGGGACGCGGCGGATCCGGCCGCGGGAGTCGATGCACCACTGGCGCGGTCCTGCGTCGCACTGCGGGCACCCACGGTCCAGGGCGCCGTTCTGCTCGTAGGCGGCGTGGATCGGTATCCGGGTCACGAGGCCGACTCGGTGGTGCGTCGGACTCTCCACTCGGTATTGGGTCCAGAGTGCGTGGTGTGGATGTCGGGGCGGTCGCGGATTGCTTTGCGGAGGTTCTCCCAGGAGTAGCCCTCGGCCATTCCCTGTGCCTTGAAGTCGAGGCGGTCGATCTGGGCGCCGTCGGCCACTACATCCACGTAGCTGGCGATCCAGTCACCGACTGGCTGCCAGACCTGAGGCGGTGCCTGCGTGGGGTCTATCCACCACACCGTCGTGCCGTTGCGCCGCGACATGATCGTCATCCCGGGGTGCTTAGACGTCTCGGCTATGAGACTCTGCCGGTAGTGTCCTGCCGCTTCCCCCGCCGACAGCACAGCAAACGAATCAGCGGTCTGGTGTCCTGCCTCTAGGAGGTCAGCGACGTGATTCGCCATCCACTCCCGTGTTGACAGCCTTGACTGACCGTTTTCCTGCGACCTGGGAACATCTAGCTCTGTTTTGGCTACAGGTGGTTCACCGGTGAACTTCTGGTTCACCGCTTCTGACCTGGTGATTTGTGGGGTGAACTCGGGTTCACCGGTGAACTCCGGATTGAGCGCATAGTGCAATGCCTTCTCGCCTGGAATCGTGACGATCTGGCTAACTTCTAGAAGGTGCGGCAACACCGCATCAAAGGCTTCTCGGTAGTGCTGTTTGCCCATAGCTCGGCGAAGCTCGCTGCGCGACATCGACCCCGTCGTCAGCAGTCGGAGTATTCGGCTTCGGACGGTCTTCGCGTGTCGATCGTCGACCATCTCATCGAACGTCGCCCGGGAAGCTGCCCGCTCGCGCACCTTTGCTCGTGCCGCCTGGCGCGCTTCGGTGACAATCCAGTCGCGGGTGCGGTCGGAGACTGCCATGACTGTCTCGGAGAGTTGCCAGTCGACTTCAGAGACGACGGTGCGGTGGTGCATGATGGCCAGCACAGCGGCGACCTTGAGGCGGGTCAGCATCCAGTGTCCGTCCAGTGCGTCGCCTTCTCCGCGCTGGCGGGCGAGGTGGGCCGCGATGATCGCCTGCCGGATCTCGTCGGGGCCGTAGACGATCTCGGTGACGATCTCGGGGTCGTCATGGCGGCGTGTCAGCAACCCGGGCAGGTGGTGATTGAGCGGCTCGGGGTCGGCGGTGGGTTCGGCCGGCATCGTGGGGTCGATGGTGAGCGCCCATAGGAGACGCTGGGGTGTGCCGCCGGTGACGTCGTTGAAAATGACCCCGGTGTGGCCGGGCTGAGCACCGACCGACAGGCACCCGCGGTAGGAGTGCGCCGGTACGTTGCGGCTGTTGGCTTTCGAGGCGTTGGTGGAGCCGAGCTGCTCGCCCATCGCGAACGACTTCAAGGTGCCCAGAATGGTGGATCCTTGCCGTGATTCGAGGCCGGTGAGGATGTCGATCTCGGGGCAGTTGAAGATCGCGTTGGTGACGCGTTCGTTGTCGGAAGATTCCTTGCCGCGCAGGGTGAATGTTTCGGCGATGCCCTCCCCGGATCCGATCGGTAGCTCGACGATCTGAGCGGGCCACGCTAGCCGGGCGACCTTGTCGGAGATACCCTTGCCGCCGCCGGATGGGGCTACGAACGCGCACAGCAGGTTCAGGGATGCTCGGCCGCCGATGATGCCGGGGAGTTGGACGTGGGGGCTGACGCTGGCTGAGACGCGCAGCAGGACGGCGAAGAACACGGCCCAGGGTGCGGCGTAGCGAGCACGGGCCCAGCGGTGGATCAGCGTGAGTTCTTCTGTGGTGGACCAGAACTCGGACTCGTCTATCAAGATGCTCTCCTTCGGGGAATGTAGGCGCGGCCGCGGTCGGCGCGGTGCCGGCGGGCGATGGCAGTCCAGTCAGTGCTGGCGCTGATGTCGCGGGAGGCTTCGGCAAGGGCCTCCTGGCGCAGTTGCAGGTGCAATGCCCCGTAGCGGGCGACATCGAGGACGCTGGCCCACTTCGCCGGGTCGGTGTCGGCCAGCTCTTGCCATGGCAGCGTGCCCGCGACAGGCAATGTTTCGAACTGGTCGACGATGGGTGTGACGAGGCGGTGGACCGGAAACCAGTCCACCGCCCGTGTCACGATCAGCGTTTCACTCACCAGGTTCCCGGATGCGTGCGATGCGCTCGACTGCTCGTGTCAGAGATTGCGCCTCTGCCTTTATGCTCTCGATAGCTTCGATTTCATTGGCGCGCAGCGTCTTCAATCGAGCGGTCAGCATCGGTGTGTCTACCCAGAGCCGGAATGCCCACGCCTGCAGTCCGCCGCTGGGGCACTCGCGGATAGTCGCGATAAGATCATCGCCAGCGATCAGGCGCCTACTGGCGATCTCATCGACGATCTCCTCCTCGAGTGCGGCCATCTCTGGATCAGGCGGCACTGGACCGCGTTCGATGTGCACCAGCTCGTGCGCCAGGGTGCAGCGCCGCTCCGCCTGGTTGAGGCGCTTGTCCAACCAGATCCGTTTGGCCCTGCAGAGTCCCATCACTCGGTCAGGCAACGCGAGATCGTCGCTGAGCCTCACGTCGGGATACTCGATGTAGACGTGTTTCCAAGGGTTGTACCGGGCCTCGGGCGCCAGCACCGATGCCTGCCGTGAATCGCCGTCGGGGTAGTACTCCTGCAGTGGGGCGGAGGAGGTCATCGGGCCACCGCAGCGGTGTCGGCTTCCAGCGTGTCGGTGGCCTTGTCCAGCGCCACCGCGGCCTGGCGCAGATGACCGAGCGCGGTGACGATATCGACGATCGCGAACAGCGGGGTTGCGGCGGGCAACCCGCGGAGTTCTTCGTTGAGGTCATGGCGCAGCAGGTCGATCCTGTTGACGGCGATGTCGAGGCGCTGGGCGGCGGTCTCGGGTGGGGTGTACGTCGCGCAGAAGGCGCACACCTCGGTCCCTTTGGTGGGCACGGTGCAGTGACCGCACTGTGTCCGCGGGGGTACCGGAGCGGTGCCGGTAGTGGGTACAGTCATGGTTGAACTTCTCCTATCTAGCGGTTGGGGTGGTTCGGACGGCTCCCGCCGGTGCTGGTAACACCGGGTTCACGGGGGCCGTTCTGCTTATCTGCTGCCGTGTCGTCTCCGGCTGGTTCGTGGTCGACCAACGCGTGGTCATCGAGCAGATCGCGGTCGGTTTGGTCGATGTGTGGGTGGGACATCAGGCGGCGTCTCCGCCGGTGGCCACCGATTCCAGACTGCCGATGTAGGCGTTGATCTGCGCATCCGTGCTGAATCGCCGGCGGCCGATCTTCACCGACGCCAGGGCCCCAGACGCCCAGAGCTGAAATACGAGCGACCTGCTGATTCCTCCGAGTTTGAGGCTGGTCGCCTCCCAATCGTTCGTCCTCACTCCGATCGTCTGCGTGTTTTGACGTATATCGACATATGATTGCGTCGATGCACGCACGTTAGCGTGCCGACTGAATCGACGCAAGGAACCGGCTATCCTGCGTGTTATGACGCAACCGAGACCGCGACGGCAGAATTGGATAGACAGTCCGCCGAAAGACTGGAGCGAACGCCAGGCGCACCGCCTCGCTGTGGAGATCCAGCGCAGGCGGGGCCAACGGTCAGGGCAATGGCTGTCTGATCGAACGGCGGAGCTCGGTCACCGTGTATCGCGTGCAGTGATATCCGATCTCGAGACCGGGAGGCGCCGACACCTCACCACTGTCGAGTTGACCATGATCGCGGCGGCATTGAACGTGCCACCCGTGATACTCCTATACCCCGGTCCCTACATGCAGGAGTGCGAGGTTCTGCCAGGGGCGAAGGTCCCAGAACTTGTTGGAGTCGAATGGTTTTCGGGGCATCAGGATTGGCGCTTTGAGACTGCCAGCCTCACCGATGCCGAGCGTGCGGAGTCGGATATTGCCGAGCAAAACAGCCGCCCTCTGCGCCTTCACCGGCAGTATTTCGAAGCGGTTATCGAGCGGAACGCGTTGGCCAAGGCAGACGACGTAGGAGAGCAGGATCGCAAACTAATCGAACTGTACGACAAGCGAATTCGTGAGCTCGCCAAAGAGATCGAAAGCTTGGGTGCGTGATGCCGCGCCAGCGGATGGCTCCGGGCGAGCATGGCAAGATTACTGATTCGAGGCGTGGCGAGATCTTCTATGCGACAACCTATGTGCGTCTGCGCAGCGGTGTGTTGCGGGAGCGTGAGGCGTCGTCTCGCAAGTCGGCCGAGGATGCCCGTAGGGAGCTGAAACGTCGCATCGCCGCCGAACTTGAGGCCGGTGAACCTACCGGTGCTATCGACCGGCGCACCACGCTTTCCGAGCTGTTCGGGGCATGGATTCCGGCCAAGGTTGCGGAGGATGGGATTGGTGAGCGCACGGCGACTCTGTACCGGGACACGTGGCGGCTGCATGGCGACCGGCAGCTCGGTGCGCTGCGAATCGCGGAGCTGACGACCAGCCGGGCCGACTCGCATCTGAAGTCGCTGCCGTCGTCGGCGGCCACCTATATGCGGATCATCCTGGTTGGGATGTACGGGCTGGCGGCGCGGTTCGATGTCGTGAAGCACAACCCGATGCGCGAGACGAAGAACGCCAGGGTAGAGCGCGCCCCTGCGCGGGCGCTGACGGCGATGGAGTTCGAGCAGGTGCGCCAGGCCGTGAAGGTGTTCACGGAGCGCAAGGGGCCGGGGCCTCGGCGCGGCCGGATGCTGCCCGCGTTCGTCGAACTGCTAGCAGCGACCGGCGCGCGGCCGGGGGAGGTCTTGGCGATCCGCTGGGAGGATGTGGACCTGCTCGGTGACCCGCCGACCGTCACAGTCAACGGCACGGTGGTGGATGCCGGGCGTGTAGCCGGCAAGGCTCTGCACCGGCAGGGCACACGCAAGGGCGGAGCGCCGGCGCACACCGTGAGCCTGCCAGCGTTCGGCGTCCAGGTACTCACCGACCTGTACGCGGTGACGGGGCCGGCCGGACAGGTGCTGACCAACCGCGACGGCGGCATGGTCGCGCTGACGAATATCCGGTCGTCGCTGCGGGAAGCTCTCGCGGGCCATGAGGATCTGCGGTGGGTGACGCCGCACAGCTTCCGACGGTCGGTGGCCACGGTCGTGCGGGATGGGCTCGGTGTTGAGGCTGCGCAGCGCCAGCTGTCCCACGCGCAGCTGGCGACCACCGAGGGCCACTACGTGCAGCGGGTGACGGCCGGCCCGGATACTCGCGCTGTACTGGAGAAATGGGCCAGCAACCAGGGCTGAGGATCGAATCTACGGGAAAAATGCGGGATTTCGCGTCGTGGAGTTAGCCCGCAAATCCGAATTTCGCACTGACCTGTACGTATGGAGCCGATGACGGGAATCGAACCCGCGTATTCAGCTTGGGAAGCTGATGTTCTGCCATTGAACTACATCGGCCTGTTTGATCAGGAAGGCTAGCACCCAGGCCACACCGATTCACGAGCTGGGGGATCCATGAAACGCCTCGCCGCCGCTTCGGCCGCCGCGCTGAGCCTGAGCATCGCCGTCGCACCGCTCGCCGCGGCCACTCCGCCCGACGGTGATATCGAGCGGACCGAGCTGGCCACCGGCACCGGCGACCAGCCCGTGCAGATCCAGACGGCGGGTCCCACCACCCTCTACGTCCAGGAACTCCTGCTGCACCCACCGGCCAGCAGCGGCTGGCACACCCACCCCGGCGTCGAGCACACCGTCATCACCGGCGGAACCGTCACGCTGCAGACCGCCGACCAGTGCGCCCCCACCCCGTACCTCGCCGGCCAGGCCATCGTCATCCCGGCCGGCGTCCCGCACGTCGTGCGCAACGACAGCCCGCACGATGCCAATGCCGTGGCCACCTACACGCTGCCGGCCGACCAACCCGTCCGCGCGGACGCGCCAGCCGCCTGCCCCTGACCCGCGGCGGTTAGGCTCACCGCGTGCTGCTCTCCGATCGCGATATCCGCGCCGAGATCGCCGCGGGCCGGCTGGCGCTGGACCCGCATGACGACGATCTGATCCAGCCCTCCAGCATCGACGTCCGCCTGGACAGTCTGTTCCGGGTGTTCAACAACACCCGCTACACCCACATCGACCCGGCGCTGCGCCAGGACGACCTGACCACGCTGGTGGAACCCAAGGAAAACGAACCCTTCGTCCTGCACCCGGGCGAGTTCGTGCTCGGGGCCACCCTGGAGCGCTGCACCCTGCCCGATGACCTGGCCGGACGCCTGGAAGGAAAGTCCTCGCTGGGTCGCCTGGGCCTGCTGACCCACTCCACCGCCGGGTTCATCGACCCGGGCTTCACCGGGCACATCACCCTTGAGCTGTCCAACGTCGCGAACCTGCCCATCACGCTGTGGCCGGGCATGAAGATCGGCCAGCTGTGCCTGCTGCGGCTGACCAGCCCCGCCGAGCATCCGTACGGCAGCAGCAAGGCCGGATCCAAGTACCAGGGACAGCGCGGACCGACGCCGTCGCGCTCGTATCTGAACTTCCCTCAACGCTGAACCCGCGTAGGGTTTGTTTCATGCGCTAGCTAACGCCGCCGGATGTAACGACGGTGCTGCTCGTGGCGATGAATAACTAGTTGCCGGTTTGTGTCGACGTTTCGGTTGCGACAAAACGAGCGATGTAGCAAACACTCTGGAGGGGTAAGTGGACATCGTACTTGGCGTGTCCCTGACACCGACGACAGTGCGGATGGTGCTGGTCGAAGGGGAGAAGGGCGACGGCGCGACCGTCGATCACGACGTTTTCG
The sequence above is drawn from the Mycolicibacterium neoaurum VKM Ac-1815D genome and encodes:
- a CDS encoding helix-turn-helix domain-containing protein — translated: MRFTDDDIAALLYCVTELVDRRARSGVNIPAWMLKLSARLDLTSALSARDHKLQSVGAALESEIGNSFVGTREAAKLLGLTEASVRRLATDLDGQKVGRDWVFKLSTVLQYAEERSNGRHR
- a CDS encoding ImmA/IrrE family metallo-endopeptidase, whose amino-acid sequence is MTSSAPLQEYYPDGDSRQASVLAPEARYNPWKHVYIEYPDVRLSDDLALPDRVMGLCRAKRIWLDKRLNQAERRCTLAHELVHIERGPVPPDPEMAALEEEIVDEIASRRLIAGDDLIATIRECPSGGLQAWAFRLWVDTPMLTARLKTLRANEIEAIESIKAEAQSLTRAVERIARIREPGE
- the dcd gene encoding dCTP deaminase codes for the protein MLLSDRDIRAEIAAGRLALDPHDDDLIQPSSIDVRLDSLFRVFNNTRYTHIDPALRQDDLTTLVEPKENEPFVLHPGEFVLGATLERCTLPDDLAGRLEGKSSLGRLGLLTHSTAGFIDPGFTGHITLELSNVANLPITLWPGMKIGQLCLLRLTSPAEHPYGSSKAGSKYQGQRGPTPSRSYLNFPQR
- a CDS encoding DUF2742 domain-containing protein, encoding MSETLIVTRAVDWFPVHRLVTPIVDQFETLPVAGTLPWQELADTDPAKWASVLDVARYGALHLQLRQEALAEASRDISASTDWTAIARRHRADRGRAYIPRRRAS
- a CDS encoding tyrosine-type recombinase/integrase, whose translation is MPRQRMAPGEHGKITDSRRGEIFYATTYVRLRSGVLREREASSRKSAEDARRELKRRIAAELEAGEPTGAIDRRTTLSELFGAWIPAKVAEDGIGERTATLYRDTWRLHGDRQLGALRIAELTTSRADSHLKSLPSSAATYMRIILVGMYGLAARFDVVKHNPMRETKNARVERAPARALTAMEFEQVRQAVKVFTERKGPGPRRGRMLPAFVELLAATGARPGEVLAIRWEDVDLLGDPPTVTVNGTVVDAGRVAGKALHRQGTRKGGAPAHTVSLPAFGVQVLTDLYAVTGPAGQVLTNRDGGMVALTNIRSSLREALAGHEDLRWVTPHSFRRSVATVVRDGLGVEAAQRQLSHAQLATTEGHYVQRVTAGPDTRAVLEKWASNQG
- a CDS encoding cupin domain-containing protein; its protein translation is MKRLAAASAAALSLSIAVAPLAAATPPDGDIERTELATGTGDQPVQIQTAGPTTLYVQELLLHPPASSGWHTHPGVEHTVITGGTVTLQTADQCAPTPYLAGQAIVIPAGVPHVVRNDSPHDANAVATYTLPADQPVRADAPAACP